A part of Dehalogenimonas sp. W genomic DNA contains:
- a CDS encoding 3-isopropylmalate dehydratase small subunit, whose translation MLKGRAFKFGDNISTDLIAPGRLVHLRSNLPELAKHVLEDADPTFAARVKPGDFVVGGSNFGLGSSREHAPVIIKMAGVSAVLAKSVARIFFRNAINVGLPVLVCDTDKINEGDELEIDLASGIIQNKTNGETLTSGKLPEAMLAILNEGGLKPYIRKYGDFQI comes from the coding sequence ATGCTTAAAGGCAGAGCTTTTAAATTTGGGGATAATATTTCCACCGATCTGATCGCGCCCGGCCGGCTGGTGCACCTCCGGAGTAATCTGCCGGAACTGGCCAAACATGTGCTGGAAGATGCGGACCCGACCTTTGCCGCCCGTGTTAAGCCCGGAGATTTTGTAGTCGGCGGCAGTAATTTCGGCTTGGGGTCCAGTCGTGAACACGCTCCGGTTATTATCAAGATGGCCGGGGTGTCGGCGGTGCTGGCCAAATCTGTCGCCCGCATATTCTTCCGCAATGCCATTAATGTCGGCCTGCCAGTGCTGGTGTGCGATACCGATAAGATCAACGAAGGCGATGAGCTGGAAATTGACCTGGCTTCAGGCATTATTCAAAACAAGACCAACGGCGAGACTCTAACTTCCGGCAAGCTTCCTGAAGCCATGCTGGCAATCTTGAATGAAGGCGGTCTCAAGCCATATATCAGGAAATATGGTGATTTTCAAATATAA
- a CDS encoding histidine triad nucleotide-binding protein has translation MDCIFCRIAGGDIPAEILHKDDLVVAFRDIAPQAPVHILIVPVKHFSNLTEVNGDDYEIIAHIFKVAIELADREGIAESGYRIAVNSGKEGGQVVGHLHFHLLGGRQLSGDLG, from the coding sequence ATGGATTGTATCTTCTGCCGCATCGCCGGGGGCGATATTCCTGCGGAAATATTACACAAAGATGATTTAGTTGTGGCTTTTCGCGATATTGCGCCTCAGGCTCCGGTGCACATTCTGATTGTGCCGGTAAAGCACTTCAGCAACCTGACTGAGGTCAATGGAGATGATTATGAAATCATCGCTCATATTTTCAAGGTGGCTATTGAATTGGCTGACCGGGAGGGTATCGCCGAAAGCGGTTACCGAATTGCCGTCAATTCCGGAAAAGAGGGCGGGCAGGTAGTGGGTCACCTGCACTTTCACCTGTTGGGCGGGCGGCAGCTTTCGGGAGATTTAGGCTGA
- a CDS encoding fumarate hydratase: protein MREIQTSVIAQTVARLAEEANYELGSDIQVALGRAKDAEKSPLGREILDSFAENAHRAPELRRPLCQDTGVAVVFLDIGQDVHFTGGDLEAAVVEGVRSGYQKGFLRKSMVAEPFTGRKNTGDNTPPVIHYRLVPGHQVKISLMAKGSGAENMSRLFMLKPADSRDGVIDAAVTTVEEAGGKACPPVIVGIGIGGTAEASMLQAKRSLLRKVGQPSAEAETAALEQEILSRVNRLGIGPLGLGGTVTAMAVHIESLPCHIASLPVAVNLQCHSARHREVLL, encoded by the coding sequence ATGCGTGAAATTCAAACCTCAGTTATTGCTCAAACCGTTGCCCGACTGGCCGAAGAGGCCAATTATGAATTGGGTTCCGATATTCAGGTCGCTCTAGGCAGAGCCAAAGACGCCGAGAAATCACCGCTGGGACGGGAAATTCTGGACAGCTTCGCCGAAAATGCCCATCGGGCTCCTGAACTGCGCCGTCCTTTATGCCAGGATACCGGCGTGGCAGTGGTCTTTCTGGATATCGGTCAGGACGTACATTTTACCGGTGGTGATTTGGAAGCAGCCGTTGTTGAAGGCGTCAGATCCGGCTACCAAAAAGGTTTTTTACGAAAATCTATGGTGGCTGAACCTTTTACCGGGCGTAAGAATACCGGCGACAACACCCCCCCGGTAATTCACTATCGGTTAGTGCCTGGCCATCAGGTTAAAATCAGTTTGATGGCTAAAGGCTCCGGCGCGGAGAACATGAGCCGTCTCTTTATGCTTAAACCCGCTGATAGTCGTGACGGCGTCATTGATGCCGCGGTCACGACAGTGGAGGAAGCCGGCGGTAAAGCTTGTCCACCGGTCATCGTGGGCATCGGTATCGGTGGTACCGCAGAAGCTTCCATGTTGCAAGCAAAGCGGTCGCTGTTGCGTAAGGTTGGCCAGCCGTCCGCTGAGGCGGAAACGGCCGCGCTTGAACAGGAGATATTATCCCGGGTAAATAGGTTGGGTATCGGCCCCCTGGGACTGGGAGGGACGGTTACTGCCATGGCGGTTCATATCGAAAGCCTGCCCTGCCATATCGCCAGCTTGCCGGTGGCGGTTAATCTGCAATGTCACAGTGCCCGTCATCGGGAGGTACTGTTATGA
- a CDS encoding Fe-S-containing hydro-lyase codes for MKQPWRELVLPLSADTIAGLKAGDKLMLSGTIYAARDAAHKRFIEALDRGERLPVDLGDSLIYYMGPTPTRPGDVIGSCGPTTSARMDKYTPRLIVEGLRLMMGKGNRSPEVVAAIREYGAVYLVTLGGAGALLSARVKSAEILAYPELEAEAVLKMEIERFPVIVAIDGQGNDLFKTGPEQYRKA; via the coding sequence ATGAAACAACCATGGCGCGAACTCGTCCTGCCGTTGTCGGCAGACACAATTGCCGGACTGAAGGCAGGAGATAAACTGATGCTGTCTGGTACCATCTATGCCGCCCGGGATGCGGCGCATAAGCGTTTTATTGAAGCGCTTGACCGGGGTGAACGATTACCGGTTGACTTGGGCGATTCACTGATCTATTACATGGGGCCGACTCCGACCCGCCCGGGTGACGTTATCGGTTCCTGCGGCCCGACCACCAGTGCCCGAATGGATAAATATACTCCGCGGCTTATTGTTGAAGGCTTGCGTTTAATGATGGGCAAAGGCAACCGTTCCCCGGAAGTCGTAGCGGCTATCAGAGAATATGGAGCTGTTTATCTGGTAACCCTCGGTGGGGCCGGGGCACTGTTGTCGGCCAGGGTAAAGTCGGCTGAAATACTTGCCTATCCGGAACTTGAGGCTGAGGCGGTACTCAAGATGGAAATAGAACGTTTCCCGGTTATTGTAGCCATAGACGGTCAGGGCAATGATTTGTTTAAAACCGGGCCGGAACAGTATCGCAAGGCATAA
- the mdh gene encoding malate dehydrogenase translates to MKITVVGAGNVGATLAQRLIEKDFADVALVDVVDGIPQGKTLDMRQSANVIGFTHELTGSDSYEVTAGSDIIVITAGIARKPGMTRDELIGINAKIVREVVEKSLALSPDAIFIIVTNPVDAMTYLALKTSGLPRERVFGLSGVLDGGRLAAFLAEEYGVSAAEVFPCVMGEHGSNMVVYPRFTTVQGKPMSDLMDKAKQQAFIDRCVNGGAEIVGYLKTGSAFYAPSASVAYMIDAVVNDSGIQMNCATYLSGEYGLSDVVIGVPVRLGSGGIQKVIELALNADEKAALEASADAVRKTIAALNI, encoded by the coding sequence ATGAAGATAACAGTTGTTGGGGCCGGAAATGTCGGTGCCACATTAGCCCAGCGCTTGATTGAAAAAGACTTTGCTGATGTCGCTCTGGTTGACGTGGTTGACGGTATCCCTCAGGGTAAGACACTGGATATGCGACAGTCGGCTAATGTAATCGGTTTCACTCATGAACTGACCGGTTCTGATTCCTATGAAGTAACTGCGGGTTCCGATATTATTGTGATTACCGCCGGCATTGCCCGCAAACCGGGTATGACTCGGGATGAGCTTATCGGCATCAACGCTAAAATCGTCCGCGAAGTTGTTGAAAAATCGCTGGCGCTGTCGCCTGATGCGATATTCATTATTGTGACCAATCCGGTGGACGCCATGACTTATCTTGCGTTGAAGACCAGCGGTCTGCCGAGGGAACGTGTTTTCGGTTTGTCCGGTGTACTGGACGGTGGGCGTCTTGCGGCTTTCCTGGCTGAGGAATACGGTGTCAGCGCCGCCGAAGTTTTCCCCTGTGTCATGGGGGAACATGGTAGTAACATGGTCGTCTACCCCCGTTTTACCACCGTCCAGGGCAAACCGATGTCGGATCTGATGGATAAGGCTAAGCAACAGGCGTTTATTGACCGCTGTGTGAACGGCGGCGCTGAAATAGTAGGTTATCTTAAGACCGGTTCGGCATTCTACGCGCCTTCAGCCTCTGTTGCCTATATGATTGATGCGGTAGTCAATGATTCCGGCATTCAGATGAATTGTGCCACCTATCTCAGCGGGGAATACGGACTATCCGATGTTGTCATCGGTGTACCGGTCAGGTTGGGGAGCGGGGGCATTCAGAAAGTCATTGAACTGGCGCTGAATGCGGATGAAAAGGCAGCACTGGAAGCGTCCGCTGACGCAGTTCGCAAGACTATCGCCGCTCTGAATATTTAA
- a CDS encoding AzlD domain-containing protein yields the protein MRLEILLIILGMTAVTFIPRFLPMAFMSRLKVPKRLSVFLEYVPVAVLAALVFPAVFAADEGGFGIDPTLLLSAGIVLLFSYKLRNLWGAVVLGMAVYWGLSSF from the coding sequence ATGCGCCTGGAGATTCTATTGATTATCCTGGGGATGACCGCGGTGACTTTTATTCCCCGCTTTCTGCCGATGGCTTTCATGAGCCGTCTGAAGGTGCCCAAAAGGTTGAGCGTTTTCCTGGAATATGTCCCGGTGGCGGTACTGGCGGCGCTGGTTTTCCCCGCGGTCTTTGCCGCAGATGAGGGTGGTTTTGGTATTGACCCGACGTTATTGCTGTCGGCCGGCATCGTGCTGCTGTTTTCGTATAAGTTACGCAATCTGTGGGGGGCGGTGGTGCTGGGGATGGCGGTGTATTGGGGCCTGAGCTCTTTTTAA
- a CDS encoding 3-isopropylmalate dehydratase large subunit, whose protein sequence is MGKNLAEKILSEKTGSDVKSGDIVVSPVDWALVQDTTGPLTVREFLALELPKLANPAHTILFIDHAAPSPQKQLSCDHTFLRKFANDYGAVLSDVGEGVCHQIMAEKYARPGDVIVGADSHTVTAGGLGAFATGMGSSDVAAAFGLGKTWFRVPETFFIRMTGKFQNHVTAKDVILHLIGLIGADGATYKALEFGGDGVADMSVTDRLTIANMAVEAGAKVGLFPSDILTQEYLTQQGRAGDYRSLTADAGAVYERIIDIDLSNLEPTIAKPHTVDNTATVTELKGTKVDQVFIGTCTNGRLSDLKQAAEILRGKRRNPGTRLLVGPASPQVLLAGMKLGYIQTLVEAGAVILPPGCAGCLGVHQGVLGDGEVCLSTANRNFLGRMGNPEGYIYLSSTPTAAASAITGVITDPREVA, encoded by the coding sequence ATGGGAAAAAATCTAGCAGAAAAAATTCTTTCAGAGAAGACCGGCAGTGACGTTAAATCGGGAGATATCGTGGTATCCCCGGTTGATTGGGCTCTGGTGCAGGACACAACCGGGCCGCTGACGGTCCGGGAGTTTCTGGCGCTCGAGTTGCCAAAACTGGCCAATCCGGCTCATACGATTCTTTTTATTGATCATGCCGCTCCGTCACCTCAGAAACAACTGTCTTGTGACCATACCTTCCTGCGTAAGTTCGCCAATGATTACGGGGCAGTTTTATCAGACGTCGGGGAGGGCGTTTGCCACCAAATTATGGCTGAAAAGTATGCGCGGCCCGGTGATGTTATCGTCGGGGCTGACTCTCATACGGTCACTGCCGGAGGTTTGGGTGCTTTTGCCACCGGAATGGGTTCTTCAGATGTGGCCGCGGCCTTTGGTCTTGGGAAAACCTGGTTTCGGGTGCCAGAGACTTTTTTCATCAGGATGACCGGCAAGTTTCAGAATCATGTCACCGCCAAGGATGTGATTTTACATCTTATCGGTTTAATCGGTGCTGACGGTGCTACGTACAAGGCGTTGGAGTTCGGCGGCGACGGCGTGGCTGACATGTCGGTGACTGACCGTCTGACCATCGCCAACATGGCGGTGGAAGCGGGGGCTAAAGTCGGGCTATTCCCTTCGGACATTCTGACGCAGGAATATCTGACGCAGCAGGGGCGCGCTGGTGATTACCGGTCGTTGACCGCTGATGCCGGCGCTGTTTATGAACGGATAATTGATATTGACCTTTCTAATTTAGAGCCGACCATAGCCAAACCTCATACCGTTGATAACACGGCTACTGTTACTGAACTCAAGGGTACCAAAGTAGACCAGGTTTTCATCGGCACCTGCACCAACGGCCGGTTGTCAGATTTGAAACAGGCCGCCGAAATTCTTAGAGGCAAGCGTCGGAATCCTGGTACCCGGCTGTTAGTGGGCCCGGCTTCACCTCAGGTGCTGTTGGCTGGGATGAAATTGGGTTATATTCAGACTCTGGTTGAGGCCGGGGCGGTGATTCTGCCGCCCGGATGCGCCGGATGTCTGGGTGTTCATCAAGGCGTGCTGGGCGACGGCGAGGTCTGCCTTTCCACTGCCAACCGCAATTTCCTGGGACGGATGGGTAATCCGGAAGGATATATTTACCTTTCCAGCACACCGACGGCGGCCGCTTCGGCCATCACTGGCGTCATCACTGATCCGCGGGAGGTAGCGTAA
- a CDS encoding NUDIX hydrolase: MSEYNDVERRTVFTGKLITVRQDAVTQVDGAEKIWDVVEYPPAVAVVAVDENGDLLLVRQYRHAVETELLEIPAGGIDPGETPEEAVRREMQEETGFYPERIERLTGFYSAPGYSTEVLHLFLATELTPARLVAEDTDEITLLRTSATEIRQMIQNGQIQDSKSIAGLLFYLNLK; this comes from the coding sequence ATGTCTGAATATAATGATGTAGAGCGCCGCACCGTATTTACCGGTAAGCTCATCACCGTGCGCCAGGACGCCGTAACGCAGGTCGACGGAGCTGAAAAGATCTGGGACGTGGTGGAATATCCCCCTGCCGTAGCCGTAGTTGCCGTGGATGAGAACGGGGATTTACTCTTGGTCCGGCAATATCGCCACGCCGTTGAAACGGAACTGTTGGAAATACCAGCCGGCGGCATTGACCCGGGTGAAACTCCGGAAGAGGCGGTTCGCCGCGAAATGCAGGAAGAAACCGGTTTTTATCCAGAGCGGATAGAGCGTCTGACCGGCTTTTATTCAGCGCCGGGTTACTCCACTGAGGTGCTTCACCTTTTTCTGGCCACTGAACTCACCCCAGCCCGACTGGTGGCGGAGGACACCGATGAGATTACCCTTTTACGCACATCGGCAACTGAAATCCGGCAGATGATACAGAACGGGCAAATCCAAGATAGTAAAAGCATCGCCGGGCTGCTATTTTACCTCAACTTGAAATAG
- a CDS encoding acyl-CoA carboxylase subunit beta: MKNKISILSEKKQQIALGGGEARVKAQHARGKLTARERIEKLLDHGSFVELSAFCTHRSGDFGLGNQQHPGDAVVTGCGTIDGRKVFVYAQDFTVLGGSISEVVGQKVRQVMEMAIDSGAPLVAVNDSGGARIQEGVASLCGVGDILLLNALASGAIPQISIIVGPSAGGAVYGPALTDFVFMVRGMGQMYITGPDVVKAVTGEEVTHEALGGADTHAKKSGVAHFTTNTEVECFEQVRRLLSFLPSSFDKEVPRLPSKKGAETHHDDALNSIVPDDPRKAYDMKKVITTVVDNGDFMEVQAAFAPNMIVGFGRLDGQSVGFIAQQPNYLAGVIDINAAVKAARFVRFCDAFNIPLVSFVDVPGFLPGVDQEHGGIIRHGAKLIYAYAEATVPKITVITRKAYGGAYIVMSSRHLRGDINLAWPCAEIAVMGAEGAVAVIHRKRIAEAVDQKAERDLCVAEYRDKFDNPYQAAAMGYVDDVIIPAETRAHLIKSLRVLAGKKARNPAKKHGNIPL, from the coding sequence ATGAAAAATAAAATCAGTATCCTGTCTGAGAAAAAGCAACAGATCGCCCTGGGTGGCGGTGAAGCACGGGTCAAGGCCCAGCATGCCCGGGGTAAGCTGACCGCCCGGGAACGTATTGAAAAATTACTGGATCACGGGTCTTTTGTAGAACTGTCTGCATTCTGCACCCACCGGTCAGGCGATTTCGGCTTGGGCAACCAGCAGCATCCCGGTGATGCTGTGGTCACCGGGTGCGGTACCATTGATGGCCGTAAGGTGTTTGTGTATGCACAGGATTTTACGGTGCTGGGTGGTTCCATTTCTGAGGTTGTCGGTCAGAAAGTCCGCCAGGTAATGGAAATGGCCATTGATTCCGGCGCGCCGCTGGTCGCCGTTAATGATTCCGGCGGCGCTCGCATCCAGGAAGGCGTTGCCAGTTTGTGCGGCGTGGGGGACATACTGCTGTTAAATGCGCTGGCCTCAGGCGCTATTCCCCAAATATCTATTATTGTCGGTCCGTCGGCCGGTGGTGCGGTTTACGGCCCGGCCTTGACCGATTTTGTATTCATGGTTCGGGGTATGGGGCAGATGTATATTACCGGTCCGGATGTAGTTAAGGCGGTCACCGGTGAAGAAGTGACACATGAAGCCTTGGGTGGTGCCGATACCCATGCCAAAAAAAGCGGCGTGGCGCATTTTACCACTAACACCGAAGTGGAATGCTTTGAACAGGTACGCAGACTATTATCATTTTTACCCTCCTCTTTTGATAAAGAGGTCCCCAGGTTGCCTTCAAAAAAGGGTGCTGAAACCCATCATGATGATGCGCTGAATAGTATCGTGCCGGATGACCCGCGCAAAGCCTATGACATGAAAAAGGTGATTACCACCGTGGTGGATAATGGCGATTTCATGGAAGTTCAAGCGGCTTTTGCCCCAAATATGATAGTCGGCTTCGGTCGGCTGGATGGGCAGAGTGTGGGTTTCATTGCTCAGCAGCCCAATTATCTGGCGGGCGTCATTGATATCAATGCAGCCGTCAAAGCTGCCCGGTTTGTCCGTTTTTGCGATGCCTTTAATATTCCGCTGGTCAGCTTTGTGGACGTTCCCGGCTTTCTTCCCGGCGTAGATCAGGAGCACGGGGGGATTATCCGGCACGGGGCCAAGCTTATATACGCGTACGCCGAAGCTACCGTACCCAAAATCACGGTGATTACCCGCAAGGCTTACGGCGGAGCCTATATTGTGATGAGTTCCCGTCACCTTCGGGGGGATATTAATTTGGCCTGGCCGTGTGCTGAGATCGCGGTCATGGGTGCCGAAGGCGCTGTGGCAGTGATTCACCGCAAGCGTATCGCCGAGGCGGTTGATCAAAAAGCTGAACGTGATCTGTGCGTTGCTGAATATCGTGATAAATTTGATAATCCTTACCAGGCGGCGGCCATGGGATACGTGGACGATGTGATTATTCCCGCCGAAACCCGCGCTCATCTGATTAAGTCATTACGAGTTTTAGCTGGGAAAAAGGCCCGGAATCCAGCAAAAAAACACGGTAATATCCCGCTCTAG
- a CDS encoding AzlC family ABC transporter permease, with protein sequence MSKDIREGSKAALPIVLGYLPVGMAYGVLARAAGLSTLEATGMSVFVFAGASQFIAVSMLGAGAAAFPVILTTFIVNSRHVLMTSALARYFKGLPVGKIIPLSGQVTDESFAVAMADVSLVTGRPNYLMALQMTAYGSWVSGSIIGALFGSIIDSSSYGIPFAMTALFICLLVMQIRNRVHVIVAVTAGVLALGLQGILPNNLHLIIAATGAAGTGLWLTLRRETMNGVWSESNKE encoded by the coding sequence TTGTCTAAGGATATTCGGGAGGGCAGCAAAGCGGCTCTCCCTATTGTATTAGGTTACTTGCCGGTCGGCATGGCTTATGGCGTGCTGGCGCGGGCGGCTGGATTATCAACACTGGAAGCAACTGGAATGAGCGTTTTTGTCTTTGCCGGGGCTTCTCAATTTATTGCTGTCAGCATGCTGGGTGCCGGTGCCGCCGCTTTTCCCGTCATTCTAACTACATTTATTGTGAATTCCCGCCATGTACTGATGACATCGGCTTTGGCGAGGTATTTCAAGGGACTGCCGGTTGGGAAAATCATTCCGCTGTCGGGTCAGGTTACCGACGAGTCTTTTGCCGTAGCCATGGCCGATGTATCCCTTGTTACCGGGCGTCCCAATTATCTGATGGCGTTGCAGATGACTGCCTATGGCTCCTGGGTCAGCGGTTCCATTATCGGGGCGTTGTTTGGGTCAATTATTGACAGCTCCTCGTACGGCATACCATTCGCCATGACGGCATTATTCATCTGCTTGCTGGTGATGCAAATACGAAACCGGGTGCATGTTATTGTCGCTGTGACGGCCGGTGTCCTGGCGCTGGGTTTGCAGGGCATTCTGCCCAACAATCTTCACCTCATCATCGCTGCCACAGGGGCGGCGGGCACCGGCTTGTGGCTGACCCTGCGCCGGGAAACTATGAACGGTGTCTGGTCTGAAAGCAATAAAGAATAA
- a CDS encoding isocitrate/isopropylmalate dehydrogenase family protein — MIHNVTLIPGDGIGPEISDATRRVLEATGVKFNWEVVHAGTDVIVEFGTPLPEQVLDSIRKNRTAIKGPITTPVGSGFRSVNVAIRKALDLYTCLRPCKSYPGVPSRYSDVDLVIVRENMEDLYAGIEFERGTDWAEKLKQMLKDKGEKQIREDAGFSIKMISETGTRRIVKYAFEYARRYGRKKVTAVHKANILKFSDGLFLAVARDVATEYPDIEFDDRIVDNMTMQLVRNPGQFDVIVCPNLYGDILSDLCAGLIGGLGVAPGGNIGDDYAVFEPTHGSAPKYKGLNKVNPMAMMLSGVLMLRHLEENAAADKLERAIASVIAEGTNVTYDLTPEGGTPAGTAQVANAIIAKL, encoded by the coding sequence ATGATTCATAATGTAACTTTAATTCCCGGCGACGGGATCGGCCCGGAAATATCCGATGCCACTCGTCGAGTACTGGAAGCCACGGGAGTAAAATTTAACTGGGAAGTGGTTCATGCCGGTACGGACGTAATTGTCGAATTCGGTACCCCTTTACCGGAGCAAGTCCTGGATTCCATCCGGAAAAATCGCACGGCCATCAAAGGCCCTATTACCACACCGGTGGGTTCCGGCTTTCGCAGCGTCAACGTGGCTATTCGTAAAGCGCTTGATTTATATACCTGCCTGCGGCCATGCAAGAGTTATCCGGGGGTACCATCGCGTTACAGCGACGTAGACCTGGTTATTGTTCGGGAAAACATGGAAGACCTTTATGCCGGCATTGAGTTTGAGCGGGGCACTGACTGGGCGGAAAAACTTAAGCAGATGCTTAAGGATAAGGGAGAGAAACAAATCCGTGAGGATGCCGGTTTCTCTATCAAGATGATCTCTGAAACCGGAACCCGTCGCATTGTGAAATATGCCTTTGAATATGCCCGCCGCTACGGCCGTAAAAAGGTTACCGCCGTGCATAAGGCTAATATTCTGAAATTCTCCGACGGGCTGTTTCTGGCGGTTGCCCGCGACGTGGCAACAGAGTATCCGGACATTGAGTTTGATGACCGTATCGTGGATAACATGACCATGCAGCTGGTGAGGAATCCGGGCCAGTTTGATGTGATCGTCTGCCCCAATCTTTATGGTGATATTCTTTCTGATCTATGTGCCGGGCTTATCGGCGGTCTGGGTGTGGCCCCGGGCGGAAATATCGGTGACGACTATGCTGTTTTTGAGCCGACTCACGGCAGCGCCCCCAAATATAAAGGACTGAACAAAGTTAATCCAATGGCAATGATGCTTTCCGGTGTATTGATGCTGCGTCATCTGGAAGAAAACGCGGCTGCTGACAAACTGGAGCGGGCGATTGCTTCTGTCATCGCCGAAGGCACCAATGTGACGTATGATCTGACCCCCGAAGGGGGTACTCCGGCGGGTACGGCTCAGGTGGCAAACGCCATCATCGCGAAACTATAG
- a CDS encoding pyruvate carboxylase subunit B — MPANPVKITDLTLRDGHQSLMATRMSTEDILGIVGEMDKAGFYSLEVWGGATFDVPIRFLNEDPWERLRQIKKAAPNTPLQMLLRGQNLVGYRNYADDVVTAFVEHAADCGVDIFRVFDAVNDERNFETAIKAIKSKGKHAQLALSYSLTERCMGGPVYNLDYYIAKAQTFEAMGADSICIKDMAGLISPTDAYNLVKALKKAVKVPIQFHSHYTSGMASMSMYKAIEAGVDIIDTCLAPLALRTSHPAVEPMVAALSGQARDTKLNLSDLLKLGEYFETIAPKYRDFMDNTKTAVIDTAVLEHQVPGGMISNLVSQLREAGALDRINEVYEEIPRVRKDMGVPPLVTPTSQIVGIQAVQNVLFGRYKVITAQVKDYFYGLYGCPPLPVDPEVQKLALKGYERGETPVTVRPADVLEPELAAAKEATKGIARDIGDVLTYALYPQVGLRFLKWKYGLETPPADIKAKTLDDIKHEDDLIAMAKAGKLVEKGSAPALTPVGGLRYFYVHLDNQVYHVGVEPSAAGSQTPVVQQIQSAPATVSVPAATPPPVSQPKPATPVVSAKPQETATPKAAGSDPVGEGVVAPMPGVVVRYEVEVGAQVKSGDTVVVLEAMKMAIDLPSPIDGTVAALKFASGDRVSRDDVLAVIAP; from the coding sequence ATGCCGGCTAATCCAGTAAAAATCACCGATCTGACATTACGCGACGGGCACCAGTCGCTCATGGCAACCCGAATGAGTACCGAAGATATTCTGGGTATTGTCGGGGAAATGGACAAGGCGGGTTTTTACTCGCTGGAGGTCTGGGGTGGAGCTACCTTTGATGTGCCGATCCGTTTTCTCAATGAGGACCCCTGGGAGCGGTTGCGGCAGATAAAGAAAGCCGCCCCCAATACCCCGCTCCAGATGTTGCTCCGCGGCCAGAATCTGGTTGGTTATCGCAATTATGCTGATGATGTGGTGACGGCTTTTGTGGAACATGCCGCTGACTGTGGGGTGGACATCTTCAGAGTCTTTGATGCGGTTAACGATGAACGTAATTTTGAGACGGCCATTAAAGCCATCAAGTCTAAGGGCAAGCATGCCCAACTGGCACTCAGTTATTCGCTGACGGAACGCTGTATGGGCGGCCCGGTATACAATCTGGATTATTACATCGCCAAAGCCCAAACGTTTGAGGCCATGGGAGCCGACAGTATCTGTATTAAGGATATGGCGGGTCTGATTTCTCCGACTGATGCCTACAATTTGGTCAAGGCACTAAAGAAAGCAGTTAAGGTCCCGATCCAATTCCACAGCCATTACACCTCCGGTATGGCCTCAATGAGCATGTATAAAGCAATAGAAGCCGGAGTGGATATTATTGATACCTGTCTGGCGCCTTTGGCTTTGAGAACCTCGCATCCGGCTGTGGAACCAATGGTTGCCGCGCTTTCCGGACAGGCGAGAGACACTAAATTGAACCTTAGCGACCTGCTCAAGCTGGGTGAATATTTTGAAACTATTGCGCCCAAGTATCGGGATTTCATGGATAATACCAAAACCGCGGTCATTGATACCGCCGTACTTGAACATCAGGTACCGGGTGGCATGATTTCCAATCTGGTCAGTCAGCTTCGTGAGGCTGGGGCACTGGATCGGATCAATGAAGTTTATGAAGAAATCCCACGAGTCCGCAAGGATATGGGTGTGCCACCTTTAGTGACTCCGACCAGCCAGATCGTGGGTATTCAGGCGGTACAGAATGTCCTGTTCGGTCGCTATAAAGTCATTACCGCGCAGGTGAAAGACTATTTTTACGGCCTTTATGGCTGCCCGCCGTTACCTGTTGACCCGGAAGTTCAGAAACTGGCGCTTAAAGGATACGAACGTGGAGAAACGCCGGTTACTGTCCGGCCGGCTGATGTTCTTGAACCCGAACTGGCTGCCGCCAAAGAAGCCACTAAGGGTATTGCCAGGGATATCGGTGATGTTTTAACCTACGCTTTGTATCCTCAGGTTGGTCTGCGTTTCCTTAAGTGGAAATACGGGCTGGAGACACCCCCGGCGGACATCAAAGCCAAAACTCTTGATGATATTAAGCACGAGGATGACCTGATTGCCATGGCTAAAGCGGGCAAGCTGGTGGAGAAGGGTTCTGCACCGGCGCTGACACCAGTCGGCGGCTTGCGTTATTTCTATGTCCACCTGGACAATCAGGTCTATCATGTCGGTGTTGAGCCGTCGGCTGCCGGCAGTCAGACTCCTGTGGTCCAGCAGATTCAATCCGCCCCGGCAACGGTCAGTGTGCCTGCCGCTACGCCGCCGCCGGTGTCCCAACCGAAGCCCGCTACGCCAGTAGTATCAGCCAAACCTCAGGAAACGGCGACACCCAAAGCCGCCGGCTCTGATCCGGTCGGTGAAGGGGTTGTTGCCCCCATGCCCGGCGTGGTGGTGCGCTATGAGGTGGAAGTGGGCGCCCAGGTAAAATCCGGGGATACGGTTGTGGTTTTGGAAGCGATGAAGATGGCGATTGATTTGCCGTCACCGATTGACGGCACCGTGGCGGCACTTAAGTTCGCTTCCGGTGACCGGGTTTCAAGGGATGATGTTTTGGCGGTAATCGCTCCGTAA